One genomic region from Stutzerimonas decontaminans encodes:
- a CDS encoding acetyl-CoA C-acyltransferase, with protein sequence MKDDPIVIVSSARTPMGGFQGDLLGMTAPQLGAAAIRAAVERSGLPAENVQDALMGCVLPAGQGQAPARQAALGAGLTRATTCTTLNKMCGSGMQTVIMAHDQLLAGSAEIVVAGGMESMSNAPYLLDRARGGYRMGHGRVLDHMFLDGLEDAYDKGRLMGTFAEECADVFGFTREEQDAFALESLRRAQAAIAEGHFAEEIVSLDVTQGKQQRQIRDDEQPPKAMPEKIPSLRPAFREGGTVTAANSSSISDGAAALLLMRRSEAERWGLQPQAVIHGHAAYADAPNLFTTAPIGAIRKLMERTGWSTADVDLFEINEAFAVVAMASMRELGLDHAKVNVNGGACALGHPIGASGARILVTLLAALRKRGLRRGVAAICIGGGEATAMAVELI encoded by the coding sequence ATGAAAGATGATCCGATCGTAATCGTCAGCAGCGCGCGTACGCCGATGGGTGGTTTCCAGGGTGATCTGCTGGGCATGACGGCACCGCAGCTCGGCGCTGCCGCCATCCGCGCGGCGGTGGAGCGCAGCGGCCTGCCGGCCGAGAACGTACAGGACGCGCTGATGGGCTGCGTGTTGCCCGCCGGCCAGGGCCAGGCTCCCGCGCGCCAGGCGGCATTGGGCGCCGGGCTGACCCGCGCCACCACCTGCACCACGCTGAACAAGATGTGCGGCTCGGGCATGCAGACGGTGATCATGGCTCACGACCAGTTGCTCGCGGGCAGTGCGGAAATCGTTGTCGCCGGTGGCATGGAGAGCATGAGCAACGCACCGTACCTGCTCGACCGCGCCCGTGGCGGCTATCGCATGGGCCACGGTCGGGTGCTCGACCACATGTTTCTCGATGGTCTGGAAGACGCCTACGACAAGGGCCGCCTGATGGGCACCTTTGCCGAGGAGTGCGCCGACGTCTTCGGCTTCACCCGCGAGGAGCAGGACGCGTTCGCACTGGAATCGCTGCGACGGGCCCAGGCGGCAATAGCCGAAGGGCACTTTGCCGAAGAGATCGTCTCGCTGGACGTCACTCAGGGCAAACAGCAGCGGCAGATCCGCGATGATGAGCAGCCGCCCAAGGCGATGCCGGAAAAGATTCCAAGCCTGAGACCAGCGTTCCGCGAGGGCGGCACGGTGACTGCGGCCAACTCCAGCTCGATTTCCGATGGCGCCGCCGCGCTGCTGTTGATGCGCCGTTCCGAAGCCGAGCGCTGGGGGCTGCAGCCACAGGCGGTGATCCACGGCCACGCGGCCTACGCCGATGCGCCGAATCTGTTCACTACCGCGCCGATCGGGGCGATCCGCAAGCTGATGGAACGTACCGGCTGGTCCACCGCAGACGTGGATCTGTTCGAGATCAACGAAGCCTTCGCGGTGGTCGCCATGGCCAGCATGCGCGAGCTGGGGCTTGATCACGCCAAGGTCAACGTCAACGGCGGTGCCTGTGCGCTCGGTCACCCCATCGGTGCGTCCGGTGCGCGAATCCTGGTGACGTTGCTCGCCGCATTGCGCAAACGCGGCCTGCGCCGTGGCGTGGCGGCGATCTGCATCGGTGGCGGTGAAGCCACGGCCATGGCCGTCGAACTGATCTGA
- a CDS encoding long-chain fatty acid--CoA ligase has product MQNAPLLISSIVTHAARAHGDREIVSRLVDEPLWRYDYAGLAARSAQAASMLGKLGIGPGDCVSSLAWNTHRHYELFFAVPGIGAVLHTANPRLSDEQIVYTINHAGSQVLLFDSSFAACVARLRPRLGNIRHFIELAAQPSSGLQDVLGYEQLIAAEQPLDWPQFDENAGAVLCYTSGTTGDPKGVLYSHRSVVLHAMAAGLSGAFGLSAFDCIMPCSSLYHGTAWGIPFAAAINGCKFVLPCDKMDGASLQELIKTEGVTLSGGVPTIWTMYLAHLERSGEDSGSLARLVIGGSAVPRAMAETFQTKYGVAVCQLWGMTETSPLGVVATPTPKLAERGQQATNDTIWTRQGRLQFGIELKIVDEEGRELPCDGVSSGSLKVRGPWTVERYYRSEKSALDEDGWFDTGDIATLDADGFMRITDRSKDVIKSGGEWVSSIDIENVAAACPGVKVAAVVGVFHPKWEERPVLVIEPHADAEVTVEKILAHLEPNIVKWWMPDAVIFDAVPLTATGKIDKKVLRERYRNHLVENQPSAVNQ; this is encoded by the coding sequence ATGCAGAACGCCCCGCTGCTGATCAGCAGCATCGTCACCCACGCCGCGCGTGCGCATGGTGATCGCGAGATCGTCTCGCGGCTGGTCGACGAACCCCTCTGGCGTTATGACTATGCCGGGCTCGCCGCCCGGTCGGCGCAGGCCGCCAGCATGCTGGGGAAGCTCGGCATCGGCCCCGGCGACTGCGTGTCATCGCTGGCTTGGAACACCCACCGCCATTACGAGCTGTTCTTCGCTGTGCCCGGCATCGGTGCGGTGCTGCACACGGCCAACCCGCGGCTGTCGGACGAGCAGATCGTCTACACCATCAACCATGCCGGCAGCCAGGTACTGCTGTTCGACAGCAGCTTCGCCGCTTGCGTCGCCCGGTTGCGGCCGCGGTTGGGCAATATCCGCCATTTCATCGAGCTGGCCGCGCAGCCGAGTTCCGGTCTGCAGGATGTGCTGGGTTATGAGCAGCTGATCGCCGCCGAGCAGCCGCTGGACTGGCCGCAGTTCGACGAGAACGCCGGTGCGGTGCTCTGCTACACCTCCGGCACCACCGGCGACCCAAAGGGTGTGCTTTACAGCCACCGTTCGGTGGTGCTGCATGCGATGGCCGCCGGGTTGTCCGGCGCGTTCGGCCTGTCCGCCTTCGATTGCATCATGCCGTGCTCGTCGCTCTATCACGGCACCGCCTGGGGCATCCCATTCGCAGCGGCGATCAATGGCTGCAAGTTCGTGCTGCCGTGCGACAAGATGGACGGCGCGAGCCTGCAGGAACTGATCAAGACCGAGGGCGTGACTCTGTCCGGCGGCGTGCCGACCATCTGGACCATGTACCTCGCCCATCTGGAACGTAGCGGTGAGGATTCCGGCAGCCTGGCGCGTCTGGTGATCGGCGGTTCCGCCGTTCCGCGGGCCATGGCCGAGACCTTCCAGACCAAGTACGGCGTCGCGGTCTGTCAGCTGTGGGGGATGACCGAGACCAGCCCGCTGGGTGTGGTGGCAACGCCGACGCCCAAGCTGGCCGAACGTGGTCAGCAAGCGACCAACGACACCATCTGGACCCGTCAGGGACGCCTGCAATTCGGCATCGAACTGAAGATCGTCGACGAGGAAGGGCGTGAGCTGCCGTGCGATGGCGTTAGTTCCGGCAGCCTCAAGGTGCGCGGCCCCTGGACGGTCGAGCGCTACTACCGCAGCGAGAAAAGCGCGCTGGATGAGGATGGCTGGTTCGACACCGGTGACATCGCCACGCTGGATGCCGATGGCTTCATGCGTATTACCGACCGCAGCAAGGACGTGATCAAGTCCGGCGGCGAGTGGGTCAGCTCCATCGATATCGAGAACGTCGCGGCGGCCTGTCCCGGTGTGAAGGTGGCAGCGGTGGTCGGCGTGTTCCACCCCAAATGGGAGGAGCGCCCGGTACTGGTGATCGAGCCGCATGCCGATGCCGAAGTCACCGTGGAGAAAATTCTCGCCCATCTGGAGCCGAACATCGTCAAGTGGTGGATGCCCGATGCGGTGATCTTCGACGCGGTGCCGCTGACCGCTACCGGCAAGATTGACAAGAAGGTGCTGCGCGAGCGCTATCGCAACCATCTGGTCGAGAACCAGCCCAGCGCCGTCAACCAGTAA
- the mmsB gene encoding 3-hydroxyisobutyrate dehydrogenase, which yields MHIGFIGLGNMGAPMAHNLLKAGHQLSVFDLNAAAVENLVGAGALPVDSPTAIAQGNAELIITMLPAAAHVKGVYLGANGLIAHSRAGVMLIDCSTIDPHSAREVAKAAAEHGNPMLDAPVSGGTGGAAAGTLTFMVGGSDADFDRAQPILAAMGKNIVHCGAAGNGQVAKVANNMLLGISMIGVAEAMALGVALGMDAKTLAGVINTSSGRCWSSDTYNPFPGVLDNVPAARGYSGGFGSDLMLKDLGLATEAAKQVRQPVILGALAQQLYQSFSAQGYGGLDFSAIINQYRKDT from the coding sequence ATGCATATCGGATTTATCGGTCTCGGCAACATGGGCGCGCCCATGGCCCACAACCTGCTCAAGGCAGGCCACCAGCTCAGCGTCTTCGACCTCAACGCCGCGGCCGTCGAGAACCTGGTCGGCGCCGGCGCGCTTCCGGTCGATTCTCCGACCGCCATCGCCCAGGGCAACGCCGAACTGATCATCACCATGCTGCCGGCCGCCGCTCACGTGAAAGGCGTGTACCTGGGCGCGAACGGCCTGATCGCCCACAGCCGCGCGGGTGTGATGCTCATCGACTGTTCCACCATCGACCCGCACAGCGCGCGCGAAGTGGCCAAGGCCGCTGCCGAGCATGGCAACCCGATGCTCGACGCGCCGGTCTCCGGTGGCACCGGCGGTGCAGCAGCCGGCACCCTGACCTTCATGGTTGGTGGCAGCGATGCGGACTTCGATCGTGCACAACCGATCCTCGCGGCCATGGGCAAGAACATCGTGCACTGCGGTGCGGCCGGCAACGGCCAGGTGGCCAAGGTCGCCAACAACATGCTCCTGGGTATCTCCATGATCGGCGTCGCCGAGGCCATGGCGCTGGGCGTCGCACTGGGCATGGATGCCAAGACCCTGGCTGGCGTGATCAACACCTCCAGCGGTCGCTGCTGGAGCTCGGACACCTACAACCCCTTCCCTGGCGTACTGGACAACGTACCGGCCGCCCGCGGCTACAGCGGCGGCTTCGGCAGCGATCTGATGCTCAAGGACCTCGGCCTGGCTACCGAGGCCGCCAAGCAGGTGCGCCAGCCGGTGATCCTCGGCGCCCTCGCCCAGCAGCTCTACCAGAGCTTTAGCGCCCAGGGTTATGGCGGCCTGGACTTCTCGGCGATCATCAACCAGTACCGCAAGGACACCTGA
- a CDS encoding acyl-CoA dehydrogenase: protein MLPNEDQNAIAEMARQFAQERLRPFAEQWSREHRYPAEAIGEMAALGFFGMLVPEQWGGSDTGYLAYAMALEEIAAGDGACSTIMSVHNSVGCVPILRFGNDQQKSDFLTPLARGEQIGAFALTEPQAGSDASSLRTRARRDGDYYILNGAKQFITSGKHAGTVIVFAVTDPDAGKRGISAFIVPTDSPGYQVVRVEDKLGQHASDTCQIAFEDLRVPVANRLGEEGEGYRIALANLEGGRVGIAAQAVGMARAAFEAARDYARDRETFGKPIIEHQAVAFRLADMATQIAVARQMVHHAAALREAGRPALVEASMAKLFASEMAEKVCSAAIQTLGGYGYLADFPVERIYRDVRVCQIYEGTSDIQRLVIARNLGEPV, encoded by the coding sequence ATGCTGCCCAATGAAGATCAAAACGCGATCGCCGAGATGGCCCGCCAGTTCGCTCAGGAACGACTGAGGCCGTTCGCCGAACAGTGGAGTCGCGAGCATCGCTATCCGGCCGAGGCGATTGGCGAGATGGCCGCGCTCGGCTTCTTCGGCATGCTGGTGCCGGAGCAGTGGGGCGGCAGCGATACCGGCTACCTGGCCTACGCCATGGCGCTGGAAGAAATCGCTGCCGGTGACGGCGCCTGCTCGACCATCATGAGCGTGCACAACTCGGTAGGCTGCGTGCCGATCCTGCGTTTCGGCAACGACCAGCAGAAGAGTGACTTCCTTACTCCGTTGGCGCGTGGTGAGCAGATCGGCGCCTTTGCGCTGACCGAGCCGCAAGCGGGCTCCGACGCCAGCAGCCTACGCACCCGCGCCCGGCGTGACGGCGACTACTACATCCTCAACGGTGCCAAGCAGTTCATCACCTCCGGCAAGCATGCCGGCACGGTGATCGTCTTTGCCGTGACCGACCCGGATGCCGGCAAGCGCGGCATCAGTGCCTTTATCGTGCCGACCGACAGCCCGGGTTATCAGGTGGTGCGGGTGGAGGACAAGCTCGGCCAGCACGCGTCGGATACCTGCCAGATCGCCTTCGAGGACCTGCGCGTGCCGGTGGCCAACCGGTTGGGCGAGGAGGGCGAGGGTTATCGCATTGCCCTGGCCAATCTTGAAGGCGGACGCGTCGGCATCGCCGCTCAAGCGGTCGGTATGGCCCGCGCGGCGTTCGAAGCGGCGCGTGATTACGCCCGGGACCGGGAAACCTTCGGCAAGCCGATCATCGAGCATCAGGCCGTGGCCTTCCGCCTGGCCGACATGGCGACCCAGATCGCCGTGGCACGGCAGATGGTGCATCACGCTGCCGCGCTGCGCGAAGCCGGACGGCCGGCATTGGTGGAGGCGTCGATGGCCAAGCTGTTCGCCTCGGAGATGGCGGAGAAGGTCTGCTCGGCAGCAATCCAGACGCTCGGTGGCTACGGCTATCTGGCCGACTTCCCGGTGGAGCGCATTTACCGCGATGTGCGGGTCTGCCAGATCTACGAAGGCACCAGCGACATCCAGCGCCTGGTCATCGCGCGCAACCTCGGAGAACCGGTCTGA
- a CDS encoding SDR family NAD(P)-dependent oxidoreductase, with amino-acid sequence MQIRDKVFLITGGASGLGAAAAQALVEAGGKVVLADLDEAAANATAQALGPCALGVAADIRDEQAARHAVATAREHFGGLHGLVNCAGVAGGEKVLGRNGPHSLDAFSRIVGINLIGSFNMLRLAAEAMAENAPDADGERGAIINTASIAAFDGQIGQAAYAASKGGVVSMTLPAARELARFGIRVMTIAPGVFETPMMAGMTQEIRDSLAAGVPFPPRLGHPAEYAALVRHIFENSMLNGEVIRLDGALRMAAK; translated from the coding sequence ATGCAGATTCGCGACAAGGTATTCCTCATTACTGGCGGCGCCTCCGGCCTTGGCGCTGCGGCGGCGCAGGCGCTGGTCGAGGCGGGCGGCAAGGTCGTGCTCGCCGATCTGGACGAAGCCGCGGCCAACGCCACGGCGCAGGCGCTCGGGCCTTGCGCCCTCGGCGTCGCCGCCGACATTCGCGATGAACAGGCCGCGCGCCATGCCGTCGCCACCGCCCGCGAACATTTCGGCGGGCTGCACGGGCTGGTCAATTGCGCTGGCGTCGCCGGTGGCGAAAAGGTGCTCGGACGCAATGGTCCGCACAGCCTCGACGCTTTCAGCCGCATCGTTGGTATCAATCTGATCGGTAGCTTCAACATGCTGCGGCTGGCCGCCGAGGCGATGGCGGAGAACGCGCCAGACGCCGATGGCGAGCGCGGCGCGATCATCAATACTGCCTCGATCGCTGCCTTCGACGGCCAGATCGGCCAGGCCGCCTATGCGGCGTCCAAAGGCGGTGTGGTCAGCATGACCCTGCCGGCCGCGCGCGAGCTGGCGCGCTTCGGCATCCGCGTGATGACCATCGCCCCCGGCGTGTTTGAGACGCCGATGATGGCCGGCATGACCCAGGAGATCCGTGACTCGCTGGCCGCCGGCGTGCCGTTTCCGCCACGCCTGGGCCATCCGGCCGAATACGCCGCGCTGGTGCGGCACATCTTCGAGAACAGCATGCTCAACGGTGAGGTGATTCGCCTCGACGGCGCCTTGCGCATGGCTGCCAAGTAA
- a CDS encoding CaiB/BaiF CoA transferase family protein, which translates to MNEHDDARSGPLCGLRVLEFAGIGPGPHCAMLLADMGAEVLRIEREGGNGWPNPVVDRGRKTLTLDIRSEAGRARCLELAQTADVLIEGYRPGVMERLGLGPEELLQRNRKLIYGRMTGWGQTGPLAKAAGHDINYIALTGALAAIRGESGTAIPPLNLVGDFGGGSLYLAVGILAALWERERSGQGQVIDAAIVDGVSSLMTFFAGLLPSGRIDMQRDRNPLAGAAPNYRCYRCADGREIAIGPLEPQFWRELLERIDAPEGLWVGCADPAEWPAQAELLERLFATRTQAEWCALLEGSDACFAPVLELAEAAQHPHLRQRGVYQDLDGIVQVAPAPRFSRTPGKARRTLRCSSDAGWD; encoded by the coding sequence ATGAACGAACACGACGATGCCCGTAGCGGACCGCTGTGCGGCCTGCGCGTGCTGGAGTTTGCCGGGATCGGCCCAGGGCCGCACTGCGCGATGCTGTTGGCAGACATGGGCGCCGAAGTGCTGCGCATCGAACGCGAGGGTGGTAACGGCTGGCCGAACCCTGTGGTCGATCGTGGGCGCAAGACGCTGACGCTGGATATCCGCAGCGAAGCAGGGCGTGCGCGCTGCCTTGAGCTGGCGCAGACCGCCGATGTGCTGATCGAGGGTTATCGGCCAGGCGTGATGGAAAGGCTGGGGCTCGGGCCGGAGGAGCTGCTGCAGCGCAATCGGAAACTGATCTACGGACGCATGACCGGTTGGGGCCAGACCGGCCCGCTGGCCAAGGCGGCTGGTCACGATATCAACTACATCGCACTGACCGGTGCGCTGGCGGCAATCCGTGGCGAGAGCGGAACCGCGATACCGCCGTTGAACCTGGTTGGCGATTTCGGCGGCGGCTCGTTGTATCTCGCGGTCGGCATCCTCGCCGCGTTATGGGAGCGCGAGCGCTCCGGCCAGGGCCAGGTGATCGATGCGGCGATCGTCGATGGCGTGTCGTCGCTGATGACCTTCTTTGCCGGTCTGCTGCCGAGCGGACGGATCGACATGCAGCGCGACCGTAATCCGCTGGCCGGTGCAGCACCTAACTATCGATGCTATCGCTGCGCGGATGGCCGCGAGATTGCCATAGGCCCGCTGGAGCCGCAGTTCTGGCGAGAATTGCTGGAGCGCATCGATGCGCCGGAAGGGCTCTGGGTGGGGTGTGCCGATCCGGCTGAATGGCCAGCACAGGCCGAGCTGCTGGAGCGCTTGTTCGCTACCCGTACCCAGGCCGAGTGGTGCGCCCTGCTGGAGGGCAGCGATGCCTGTTTCGCACCGGTGCTCGAGTTGGCCGAGGCGGCGCAGCATCCGCATCTGCGTCAGCGCGGTGTCTATCAGGACCTCGATGGCATCGTGCAAGTGGCGCCGGCCCCGCGCTTTTCGCGTACACCAGGCAAAGCCAGGCGGACCTTGCGCTGCAGTTCAGACGCCGGTTGGGATTGA
- a CDS encoding acyl-CoA dehydrogenase family protein, which yields MHDLELSEDQRMIRDMARDFARREIAPHAQAWEKAGWIDDALVAQMGELGLLGMVVPEEWGGSYIDYVAYALAVEEISAGDGATGALMSIHNSVGCGPVLNYGSQAQKDEWLAELASGRAIGCFALTEPQAGSEAHNLRTRAELVDGQWVLNGSKQFCSNAKRAKLAIVFAVTDPDLGKKGLSAFLVPTDAPGFAVERSEHKMGIRASDTCAVSLSDCRIPQANLLGERGKGLAIALSNLEGGRIGIGAQALGIARAAFEAALLYARERVQFGKPIAEHQSIANMLADMQTQLNAARLLILHAARLKSAGLPCLSEASQAKLFASEMAEKVCSQAVQIHGGYGYLEDYPVERYYRDARITQIYEGSSEIQRLLIARELANYAL from the coding sequence ATGCATGACCTCGAACTCAGCGAAGACCAACGCATGATCCGCGACATGGCGCGCGACTTCGCCCGCCGCGAGATCGCTCCTCATGCACAGGCCTGGGAAAAGGCCGGCTGGATCGATGACGCCCTGGTCGCCCAGATGGGCGAGCTTGGCCTGCTCGGCATGGTCGTCCCGGAAGAATGGGGCGGCAGCTATATCGACTACGTCGCCTACGCGCTGGCCGTGGAGGAAATCTCCGCCGGCGACGGCGCCACCGGCGCGCTGATGAGCATCCATAACTCGGTGGGCTGCGGCCCGGTGTTGAATTACGGCTCGCAGGCGCAGAAGGACGAATGGCTGGCGGAACTGGCCAGCGGTCGCGCCATCGGCTGCTTCGCCCTCACCGAACCGCAGGCCGGCTCCGAGGCGCACAACCTGCGCACCCGCGCCGAACTGGTGGACGGCCAGTGGGTACTAAATGGCAGCAAACAGTTCTGCAGCAACGCGAAACGAGCGAAGCTGGCCATCGTTTTCGCGGTGACCGATCCGGACCTCGGCAAGAAGGGTCTTTCCGCCTTTCTGGTGCCTACCGACGCCCCGGGTTTTGCGGTGGAGCGCAGCGAACACAAGATGGGCATCCGCGCCTCCGACACCTGCGCGGTATCGCTCAGCGACTGCAGAATCCCCCAGGCCAATCTGCTTGGCGAGCGCGGCAAGGGCCTGGCAATTGCGCTGTCGAACCTCGAAGGCGGGCGTATCGGCATCGGCGCACAAGCCCTGGGTATCGCCCGTGCGGCCTTCGAAGCCGCCCTGCTCTACGCCCGCGAGCGGGTCCAGTTCGGCAAGCCGATCGCCGAGCACCAGAGCATCGCCAACATGCTCGCCGACATGCAGACCCAGCTGAATGCGGCGCGTCTGCTGATTCTGCATGCCGCGCGGCTGAAGAGCGCCGGCCTGCCGTGCCTGTCCGAAGCCTCCCAGGCCAAGCTGTTCGCCTCGGAAATGGCGGAAAAGGTCTGCTCGCAGGCGGTGCAGATCCACGGCGGCTACGGCTATCTCGAGGATTATCCGGTCGAGCGTTATTACCGCGATGCCCGTATCACGCAGATCTACGAGGGCTCGAGCGAGATCCAGCGCCTGCTGATCGCACGGGAGCTGGCGAACTACGCACTGTAA
- a CDS encoding enoyl-CoA hydratase/isomerase family protein, protein MSATECPVLAAVRNHVGHLTLNRPAGLNAVTLEMVRLLQQHLSAWAADPQIHAVVLRANGEKAFCAGGDIRSLYDSFQRGDTEHETFFEEEYALDQYIHAYPKPLLALMDGFVLGGGMGLVQGASLRVVTERVRMGMPEVGIGYFPDVGGSYFLSRLPGELGTYMGVTGLQIRAADALHVGLADWCVSHDQIAELDRCLDRMSWSVHPQEGLRTLVATLGSNKLPGSELKALHQAIDEHFGKSDVVAIRASLAAETRPEFADWAEETLKVIDSRSPLAMCVTLEMLRRGRELPIADCFALELHLDRQWFAKGDIMEGVRALIIDKDKSPRWNPPTLAEVTPERVQAFFDGFKATTGKARRSATA, encoded by the coding sequence ATGAGTGCAACCGAATGCCCCGTGCTGGCCGCCGTACGCAACCACGTCGGCCACCTCACCCTAAACCGCCCGGCCGGGCTGAATGCGGTGACCCTGGAAATGGTCCGTCTGCTGCAACAGCACCTCAGCGCCTGGGCGGCCGATCCGCAGATTCATGCCGTGGTACTGCGTGCCAATGGCGAAAAAGCCTTCTGCGCCGGCGGTGACATTCGTTCGCTGTACGACAGCTTCCAGCGCGGCGACACCGAGCACGAAACCTTCTTTGAGGAGGAATACGCCCTCGACCAGTACATCCATGCCTACCCGAAGCCACTGCTGGCGCTGATGGACGGTTTCGTCCTCGGCGGCGGCATGGGCCTGGTCCAGGGTGCGTCGCTGCGGGTGGTCACCGAGCGCGTGCGCATGGGCATGCCGGAAGTCGGCATCGGCTATTTCCCGGATGTCGGCGGCAGCTATTTTCTCTCACGCCTGCCGGGTGAACTTGGCACCTACATGGGCGTCACCGGCCTGCAGATCCGCGCCGCCGATGCGCTGCACGTCGGCCTGGCCGACTGGTGTGTCAGCCACGACCAGATCGCCGAACTGGATCGTTGCCTCGACCGCATGAGCTGGTCCGTTCACCCGCAGGAAGGGTTGCGCACGCTAGTGGCGACGCTGGGCAGCAACAAGCTCCCTGGCTCTGAGCTGAAGGCACTGCATCAGGCCATCGACGAGCATTTCGGTAAGAGCGATGTGGTCGCGATTCGCGCCTCGTTGGCCGCCGAAACGCGTCCGGAATTTGCCGACTGGGCCGAGGAAACGCTCAAGGTGATCGACAGCCGCTCGCCCTTGGCGATGTGCGTGACCCTGGAGATGCTGCGGCGCGGCCGCGAGCTGCCGATCGCCGACTGCTTCGCCCTGGAGTTGCATCTGGATCGTCAATGGTTCGCCAAGGGCGACATCATGGAAGGCGTGCGTGCGCTGATCATCGACAAGGACAAGTCACCGCGCTGGAATCCACCGACGTTGGCAGAGGTCACGCCTGAGCGCGTGCAGGCGTTCTTCGACGGCTTCAAGGCCACGACCGGCAAGGCACGTCGCAGCGCCACGGCCTGA